The Dehalococcoidia bacterium genome contains the following window.
AAAACAGGCGAGATACGCCACCTTCTTTTCTCCGCGGAAAAGATCGCGCTGGCCGGCGAGCCACATATCATTACCGTAGCTTCGGATATCACCGAACGTAAGCAAATAGAACAGGCACTTCAGGAGAGAAACCAACAACTCAACGATCAGAATGAAGAAATACTCGTTATAGAAGAGGCGCTCAAATCGGAGGTTGCTGAGACAGAGAAGGCCCGCGCCTATAGCGAAGGGTTGGTCAAATCCATACCTGATGGCCTTGTCATACTCGACTTCGCCGGGAATGTCGTCGATATCAATGAAGCTCTTTTGAGCATGGTGGGACATACTCGCGAGGAAGTCGTGGGCCGGCCAATGAAGTTGGACGAGGTCATCACAACAGAGAGAACCGGAACATTCAGCGCACGTCTCAGGAAACTGGAGAAAGGTGTATCGTTAGAGAATGAAGAGATGACTATCCGAACCCAAGGTGGCACTGAGAAAACGCTCTCCGTCGCTTATAGCACGGTCAATGATGCTTCAGGAAGACCGGCGATGGCGATTGCAGTACTCAGAGATATCACCGACCGCAAGGTTGTCGAGGAAAGGCTCAGGAATACTGCACGACTACTGGCGGTATCTCAGCAGATTGCCCGCTTGGGCAATTGCGAAGGGGAGGTTGCGGGCCAGAAAATGACCTGCTCTGAAGAATTCTACCATATCCATGGTCTGCATCCCGGGGAATGCACGCAGGACTATGAGACCTTCATGGAATCTGTCCATCCTGATGATCGGGGATATGTCAAAAGTCATCTACGCGCTGCCCTGTACGACCATGAGTCGGATGATTTCGAATATCGCGTCCTGTTACCCAACAGTGAAGTGCGCTTCATCCAGGCAAAGGGCAGGGTCTCCTTTGACGAAACCGGCAATCCCGTGCGCATGTCACTTATAGCGCAGGATGTCAGCGAGCGCAAGCTGATAGAGGACAAGCTGAAGGAGTCGGAAAAGCTGTATTCCGCCATGACCAACAGCTCACCCATTGGTACTTACATCGTTCAGAAGGGTGAGTTTGTTTATGTGAACCCATCCTTCTGTGAAACGACGGGATATACGCAGAATGAGCTCATGGGCATGCAATCATTGAGCTTGGTTCACGTGAAGGACCGCGAGAAAGTCAGGACAAATGCCATTCAAATGCTGAATGGCAAGAGCAGTGTCGGTTATGAATACCACAGCATCATCAAGAACGGAGAAGTGCGACGGATATGGGAGACGGTTACTCCTATAGAATATCGCGGAACACGGGCATCGCTTGGCAATTATGTCGACATTACCGATATCAAGAATGCTGAACGACAATTGAGGGAATCGGAAGAAAGACTCAGTATTTTGTTTGAATGCGCCCCGGATGCATTTCTCATTCTCGATTCCAATGACACCTTGACCGACTGCAACAAGGCAGCAGAGGACCTCCTACGCAGTAAGAAAGCGGATTTGATCGGGAAGAATCTTGGGCTGAGTCATCTCGTGGTCCAATCTGACGTCCTGAAAGCCCTTCGACCATCAACCAGGAAACAGGAGAGTAAAACGAGCGGTCCTGAAGAGTACACTATCATCCGGGAAGAAAACGGCCCCATTGTGGTGGAACAGAAGACGTTTCCCGTAACGATCAGGGGCCAGAGCCTGCGATTAGTTCTTCTCAGGGACATCACGGAACGCAAGCGAGCGGAAGAAGAAGTCCGGCGGGCAAACGCCGAGCTTGAAAAGACGATGGAACAGCTGAAGGCCAGCCAGTCACAGCTCATGCAATCCGCCAAGCTGGCCGCAGTGGGAGAACTGGTTGCCGGTGTGGCTCATGAAATTAACAATCCCCTGATGGCGATTTCCGGCTATGCGCAATTGCTGCTCGATGAAGTCAAGGAGGAAGGCTTCAGGGCGGACTTGGAAACGATCAATAAAGAAACCGACCGCACCATAGCGATTGTGGGCAATCTCCTCTCTTTTGCCCGCAGGTACGACCCGGAAAAGAAGCCTGTTTCCATCAACCAGAGCATCGAGGATACCCTGGAGTTGCGTGAGCATGAACTAACACTGGACGGCATCCAGATCATTCGTGACTTGGCTCCTGACCTTCCCACTCTGATGGCCGACAACAATCAGCTACAGCAGGTGTTTCTGAACCTGATCAACAATGCAGAGCATGCCATGAAGGAGGCTCACGGCAAAGGCACATTGCTGGTCAAGACAATGACGGTTGAAGCGAGGCCTGACAAGATGATCCGGATAACCTTCACCGATGACGGGCCAGGCATTCCGCCCGATATCATAGACCGGATATTCGATCCGTTCTTCACCACCAAGGATGTCGGCAAGGGAACCGGGTTGGGGCTCAGCATCTGTTACGGAATCATCAAAGAGCACGGCGGACGAATCTATGCCACAAGCAAATTAGGCATGGGGGCGAATCTTGTGATCGATCTTCCTGTCATCACCATGCCGTTTAAACTCATATTATGAAATGAAGAGGCCAGGAGGTATGAGATGATCGAAGACGCGAGCAAAGGTTCCATCATCGTGGTCGATGATGAGCAGGCAGTACGGGACATGATCTCCCGGGCTTTACGGAAGGAGGGTTACAGCGTCGTTACGGCAAAAGATGGCTATGACGCACTGGAGAAGGTCTCTCAGGCCCATTTTGATCTGATGTTCTTGGATATCCGGATGCCCGAAATATCCGGCCTTGAAGTACTCTCCATAATGAATGCCCACCATCCGGCCACTACCGTAGTAATGCTCACGGCGGTAAACGGTGCTCAAGCAGAAGCTAGAAGTCATGAAGCGTTTGCGTATCTGCGCAAGCCCTGCAAGATCGCCGAAGTGATCGCAATGGCAAACAAATTCCTCGGTGGAAACGTGAACTTGCCGTGACATATGGCTCGCTAACGAGATATCGGGCTAAGGGCATTGCCACAATCTGGTTAACATGACGAACAATTGGATAGGAGGGACAAAATGACAACAGTTGTGGCCAGAAAATCGCTCCTGCTGGTTGATGACCATGATTCGCTGAGGGATATGCTGGGCCGAGCCCTGACAAATCGAGGCTATGATGTTTCCTCGGCATCGTGCGGCACAGATGCTCTTTCGATGAGTTCAGAAAGGATATTCGATGTCGTCGTGCTGGATATCAAAATGCCCGGAATGAACGGCTTGGAAGTCCTGCGTAAAATAAGGGAGATGTATCCAGATGTACCTGTCATCATATTGAGCGCCGTCGCCGATCCGGAGATGAAAACGGAATCCCAAGCGATGCAGCTTCGGGCCTCCGTTTACCTGCACAAGCCTTGCAAGTTACAAGACCTGGATGCTGCCATACAGAGAGTCCTTAGGCATCAGTGAAGCTTCCCTTCAGCGATGGCATCCTGTGTCTAGAAAATGAGAGCATATATCTGACGTGACGCGCAGGCGAAATAAAACAGGGTGAAAACATGAAAGCAATCATCATTGAAGACGATGCGGAAGTCATTGAAGCCATTTCGCTCTGTTTCGAGCTGCGCCAGCCCGATATCAGGGTGATATGTGCGCGCCGGGGACTTGAGGGAGTTCATCTCGTCGAAAAAGAATCCCCCGACGTAGTCATCCTCGATATCGGCCTGCCGGATATCGATGGGTTCGAAGTCTGCCGCCTGATTCGCATGATTTCCGGCGTGCCCATAATCATGCTCACCGCTCGAGACAAGGGGTTCGACAAGATCAAGGGATTGGAGCTGGGGGCAGATGATTATGTCACCAAACCATTCGTACACGCCGAGCTGATGGCACGGGTAAGAGCAGTGCTGCGCCGATCCACCATGCCCAAGCATGAGCAGGCAAACAACCAGCTTGCCATAGGAAATCTGATAATCAACATGGCCACCCATCAAGTGTACGTCGATGACGAAGAAATAAAACTGACTCCCACAGAATACCGTTTGCTGCACCTTCTGGCAGAAAATCACGGCCACGTGGTGACCAACCGGGTCCTCATGGAGAAGATATGGGGATCGGATTACAGGGATGCCGATGATTACCTCAAGGTGTATATCAAACGCCTTCGGACCAAGCTGGGGGATGATCTCCTCAATCTCAGGCTGATCCTCCCGGAGAGAGCCGCGGGATATGAGATTGCCGACCGGGCAGGCGGCCTTCGGGAGCACCTATGCAGGTATACCCCTTGGTCCCCTCTGCATGATACCCCCTAGTTGTTTCTGCGGAAAGCGATCATACCAAATTACGTGCTATCCCCCTTGAATGCGGTCAGTTAAAAACATACTCTAAATAGTATAAGGGAACGGACCAAGAGCCCAGCATGATAGCATGCAGAATGGTGTCCGGACACGCGACACATCGAGGAGATGCATGAACACAGAAACACTGCAAAGCAATAGATCCATGATCTCACCGAACAGTGAGCCGCTGGGAATAACGGAAGGGCTCCTCGGCGTTGTTGTCGAAAATGCCCGGCTTGTCCGCTCAACAACCGATGTGAAGGCTCAGCGTGGTTCGGATCAACTCTGGAACCAACCGCTCTCCGGCATCGCTCATGACCTGCGTGCTCCCCTGACCGTTATTAAAGGATATACCACCATGCTGCTGGATTACGACGGCAGGCTGGATCATGACGAGGTAAGACGGTACCTGGAATCTATCGAAGAAGCCAGCGACAGGCTCGCAGAACTCATTGATCAACTTCAGGATCAGCCGCGGCCCGAATCAGGTGCTCTCGGAATGAAAGACATCTCAGCCAGAATCTCAGCGTTGCTGAACTCCCCGGTAGCCGCATCTCGGATGAGAGACCTTCAGCCCGTCGGATAGGATGATCCCATCAAGAGCAAGGGGGAATGACTATGCCACCAACAAAACCGTCTGTGCTAGTGGTTGATGATGATGCCCGCATGTTGCGGATGGTGGAGAGTATTCTGCAGCTGGAAAAATATCAGGTCATCCGGGCCATCGATGGTCAGGATGCCCTTGATATTCTGAACCGGCAAAGTCCGGACCTCATATTGCTGGACATCGTGATGCCCGGCATGGACGGATATGTTGTGTGCAAGCGAATTCGAGAATTCTCCCAGGTCCCGATCATCATGGTTACCGCCAAGGGTGACGATGATGAAAAGGTGCGGTGTCTGGATGCCGGCGCGGATGACTTCATCACCAAGCCGTTTTCTTCCAGGGAGCTGGCTGCCAGGACCAGAGTGGCGTTGCGTCACACTCTATTGTGGGATAACCGGCCTGAACCCATCTTCTCCATCGATGGGCTCTCGATAGATTTTGCCCGGCACAGAGTCGTCTTGAGGGGTCGGGAATTGAGCCTGACTCGAACTGCATACCGGTTGCTGTCTTGTCTGGCGCGCCATGCGGGCCGGTTGCTTACCCCCGATCAGATACTGGAAATGGTATGGGGCAGTGAATACGTTGG
Protein-coding sequences here:
- a CDS encoding PAS domain S-box protein gives rise to the protein MKKKPKRSRQPVAKDKTLQAKADKVVTVSAFTDELLKAVNDGVLVLDIEDRVIEVNKALLGMLGLRKEDVLEHRAHHLLGSLADPAEMKKDLAAMKQLKASLPAGDMELSVTTKPGNKRTLSVVHSVVRGTDGNPTAQLVVVRDITERRQLGNIPPQAAESLRALSDNLPDCMVYQIEAYPDGTRRFVDVSAACERLHGVTKEAVLHDATLLYGQIHEEDRARFAEAEMVSFRNMTTFEMETRFRTAAGDVRWSLVRSAPRRVPDREGVLWDGMEIDITERKRSEEKLRESEDRFSKAFRSSPNLMAITTLSNGRVVDVNEAYCSFSGHTREEIVDRTTSQIGVWADPNQRQEMIEEVVANGRMYNKEVKMRTKTGEIRHLLFSAEKIALAGEPHIITVASDITERKQIEQALQERNQQLNDQNEEILVIEEALKSEVAETEKARAYSEGLVKSIPDGLVILDFAGNVVDINEALLSMVGHTREEVVGRPMKLDEVITTERTGTFSARLRKLEKGVSLENEEMTIRTQGGTEKTLSVAYSTVNDASGRPAMAIAVLRDITDRKVVEERLRNTARLLAVSQQIARLGNCEGEVAGQKMTCSEEFYHIHGLHPGECTQDYETFMESVHPDDRGYVKSHLRAALYDHESDDFEYRVLLPNSEVRFIQAKGRVSFDETGNPVRMSLIAQDVSERKLIEDKLKESEKLYSAMTNSSPIGTYIVQKGEFVYVNPSFCETTGYTQNELMGMQSLSLVHVKDREKVRTNAIQMLNGKSSVGYEYHSIIKNGEVRRIWETVTPIEYRGTRASLGNYVDITDIKNAERQLRESEERLSILFECAPDAFLILDSNDTLTDCNKAAEDLLRSKKADLIGKNLGLSHLVVQSDVLKALRPSTRKQESKTSGPEEYTIIREENGPIVVEQKTFPVTIRGQSLRLVLLRDITERKRAEEEVRRANAELEKTMEQLKASQSQLMQSAKLAAVGELVAGVAHEINNPLMAISGYAQLLLDEVKEEGFRADLETINKETDRTIAIVGNLLSFARRYDPEKKPVSINQSIEDTLELREHELTLDGIQIIRDLAPDLPTLMADNNQLQQVFLNLINNAEHAMKEAHGKGTLLVKTMTVEARPDKMIRITFTDDGPGIPPDIIDRIFDPFFTTKDVGKGTGLGLSICYGIIKEHGGRIYATSKLGMGANLVIDLPVITMPFKLIL
- a CDS encoding response regulator — its product is MIEDASKGSIIVVDDEQAVRDMISRALRKEGYSVVTAKDGYDALEKVSQAHFDLMFLDIRMPEISGLEVLSIMNAHHPATTVVMLTAVNGAQAEARSHEAFAYLRKPCKIAEVIAMANKFLGGNVNLP
- a CDS encoding response regulator — encoded protein: MTTVVARKSLLLVDDHDSLRDMLGRALTNRGYDVSSASCGTDALSMSSERIFDVVVLDIKMPGMNGLEVLRKIREMYPDVPVIILSAVADPEMKTESQAMQLRASVYLHKPCKLQDLDAAIQRVLRHQ
- a CDS encoding response regulator transcription factor, with amino-acid sequence MKAIIIEDDAEVIEAISLCFELRQPDIRVICARRGLEGVHLVEKESPDVVILDIGLPDIDGFEVCRLIRMISGVPIIMLTARDKGFDKIKGLELGADDYVTKPFVHAELMARVRAVLRRSTMPKHEQANNQLAIGNLIINMATHQVYVDDEEIKLTPTEYRLLHLLAENHGHVVTNRVLMEKIWGSDYRDADDYLKVYIKRLRTKLGDDLLNLRLILPERAAGYEIADRAGGLREHLCRYTPWSPLHDTP
- a CDS encoding histidine kinase dimerization/phospho-acceptor domain-containing protein, whose protein sequence is MNTETLQSNRSMISPNSEPLGITEGLLGVVVENARLVRSTTDVKAQRGSDQLWNQPLSGIAHDLRAPLTVIKGYTTMLLDYDGRLDHDEVRRYLESIEEASDRLAELIDQLQDQPRPESGALGMKDISARISALLNSPVAASRMRDLQPVG
- a CDS encoding response regulator transcription factor produces the protein MPPTKPSVLVVDDDARMLRMVESILQLEKYQVIRAIDGQDALDILNRQSPDLILLDIVMPGMDGYVVCKRIREFSQVPIIMVTAKGDDDEKVRCLDAGADDFITKPFSSRELAARTRVALRHTLLWDNRPEPIFSIDGLSIDFARHRVVLRGRELSLTRTAYRLLSCLARHAGRLLTPDQILEMVWGSEYVGEIHLLQVTIARLRQNLEDDARNPRYILTRPGIGYMMPKEVQADSICFVSESKSSVCAANN